CAACGCCCTGGAGCTCGGCATCGACGTGGGCCAGCTGGGGGCGGCCCTGCTGGTGGGCTATCCGGGCTCGGTGGCGTCGATGTGGCAGCAGGCGGGGCGGGCGGGGCGCAAGGAGGGGCCCGGCCTGGCGGTCCTGCTGGCGCACGACGCCCCGGTGGACCAGTACCTGATGCACCACCCCGACTACCTCTTCGCCCAGAGCCCCGAGCCGGGGTTGCTCAACCCCGACAACCCCCAGGTGGTGCTGGGGCACCTGCGTGCCGCCGTCTACGAGCTGCCCCTCAAGCCGGCCGAGCTCGAGGCCTTCGGACGCTGGGCCGAGGCGCTGATGCGCCTCCTGCTGGATGCCGGCGAGGTCTGGTGGGACGGCACCTACTGGCGCTGGAAGGGGCGCTTCTACCCGGCCGGGCAGTTCGGCTTGCGCACGGCCTCCGACGCCACCTACACCATCATGGAGATGGAGAGCGGACGGGTCATCGGCAGCCTCGACGAGGCCAGCGCCTTCTTCCAGCTCCATCCCGAGGCGGTCTACCTGCACGGGGGCGAGACGTACCTGGTGCACCGGCTGGACCTGGAAGGCCGGGTGGCCTGGGTGCGCAAGGAGCCCCTCGACTACTTCACCCAGGCCGTTGCCGAGCAGCGGGTGCGGATGGTGGAGGATCCGGCGGCGCCGGTGCTGGAGCGGGCCGTCGGACCCGGGTCCGTGCGTTTCGGCGACGCGGTCGTGACCCAGATGGTCTACATGTTCAAGAAGATCCGGTTCGAGAGCCGCGACAGCCTGGGCTGGGGCCGGGTGGAGCTGCCGCCCACCGAGATCTACACCCACGCCCTGGCGCTGGCCCCGACACCCGAGGCGCTGGCGGCTGTGGCGGCGACGGGGCGCAATCCCCTGGAGGGGATGTGGGGAGCGGCCAACGCGGTGCTGGGCGTGCTCCCGCTCTTCGCCGGCTGCGACGGCTCCGACGTGGGTGCGGTGGTCGACTCGGGGCCGCACGCCGCCCCGGCCATCTTCGTCTATGACCGGCATCCGGGCGGGGCGGGCTTCGCCAGACGCGCCTTCGACGAGCTGGAGTCCGTGCTGGAGGCGGCCCGGGAGCTGGTGGCACGCTGCCCCTGCGAGTCGGGCTGCCCGTCGTGCGTGGGAGCGCCGGTACCGCCGTCCTCGCAGGTGGACCCCGAGCAGGCGACCCGCGGGCGGGTGCCCGACAAGGCGGCGGCGCTGCACCTGCTGATGTTGCTGACGGGGGCCGCTCCCCTGCCCGAGGCGGTGTCGGGTGCAGCCCGGGGCGGCCCTCGGCGGGTGCCGGCTGACGGGCGCTGCCGGCGGGCGGAGGTGGAGCCCCGGCCCGACGGGAGCCCTCCGCGGTGCCCGATCGGGACGCGCAGGCGGCCCGGCCGGCGCGACCCGTCGAGCCTCCGCCGCTCAAGGGCCCGTCGTTGCCGCGGGATCTGGAGGTGCGGCTGCGGGCCCAGCTGCAGCGGATGGCCCAGCGGCCGACCGACCCCGAGGCAGCGGAGCGAGACGGGGCGGCGGGGGCCAGGCGCGTCCCGGTCCACGTAGATGATGGCCGCCATGGTGGTGAAGAGCCGGAGCCGGGGCCCGGGCGGTCCCGGCCGTCTCCGGGGCGTCGAGCCGCCGCCGCTGCAGGGCGGGCAGGGAGGCGTAGGTGCGCGCGGCCGCCAGGGCGGCCAGCTCCAGGCATCGCCCAGCCGGGCGCGCGCGCGGCCGAAGCCGCGGAGCCCGGGTGGCGACCCCAGCGGACGGGCAGGGCCTCGCGGGCGCGCGAGCCGCGCGGCGGGCCGTGCCGGGCCACCGGCCAGTAGACGGGCCGTTGCCGGCGGGGCGGCGGGTGAGGGCTCCAGCGGCGCCCAGGCGACGATGGGAGCCGATGGGGGCAGGGAGCCGGGTGTGCCGGGGTCGTCGGCGACGGCCTCCAGCCACGTCCAAAGCGCCGGCCGGTGGCGCTCGGCGGGCTGGTGCAGCATGCCCAGCCACCCCAGATCCAGAGCCAGCGCCCGCAACTCCCACCAGCGGCGCGAGCAGGCGTCGACCGGCTCGAAGGGGGCGGGGGGCCCGTCCGGCTGCCCGGCCGCGGGGGTGGCCCCGCCCTCCTCCTCGAAGGTGAGCCAGAGCTCGGGGCAGGGGCGCCCGGGCCGGCCCCAGTGCCAGGCCAGCGAGTCGGGGAGCACGACGCGGTAGCCCATCCGGCCGCTGGCATCGACGGACTGCACCTGGGCGCCCGCCGAGCGCAGGAGATCCAGGCCGAGCCGGGCGAGCCGGCCCTGCGGCGTCCCGTTGGCCACGGCCCGCTCAGTCACGGGCGTCGCCCCCCTCCAGGTCCACGAGCAGCCGCTGCCACTCCTCCGCCAGCTCCTGCAGCGCCTGGCGAATCCGATGGCCGGCGTCGGGCTCCCGCTCCGGGCGAGCCAAGAGGCGCGCCAGCCGCCGCTCGAGCCGGCCCAGCTCGCGGGGCTGGCCCACCACCGCGTCCAGCGGCCCCACGAAGCGCCGGAAGAGATCCAGCTTGCGGTGGAGCAGGTAGACCACGTACTCCTCGATGGTGCCGGCGGCCACCAGGTTCCAGACGTGTACGTCCCGGCGCTGGCCCAGGCGGTGCAGGCGGCCGATGCGCTGCTCGATGCGCATGGGGTTCCAGGGGAGGTCGACGTCGATCAGGTGCCGGCAAAACTGCAGGTTGACCCCCTCGGCGCCGGCATCGGTGGAGACCATGATGGGAGCCTGGCTCTCGAAGACGGCCCGGGCCCAGTCCCGCTGCATGGCGGACAGCCCCCCGTGGAAGAGCACCACCGGCCGCCCCAGCTCGGCCAGGCGCTCGGCCAGGGCCCGCTGGGTGGCCACGTACTCGGTGAAGACCAGCACGTGCTCGTCGCCCAGGCGCCGCACCAGGCGCACGGCGGCGTCGGCCTTGGCCCAGCTCTGGACCCCTCGGCCTCGGCCACCAGCGGCCCGGGATCCAGGGTCCCTCGGCGCACCATGCGCTGCAGGCTGGCCGCCAGGGCCTGGGGACTGGAGCAGAGCTCCCGCTTGAGGGTGAGGAAGACCAGGCTCTGCCCGCCGCCGCGCCCGCCAGGCCGGCCGGAGTCGAGGATGTAGCTGTCGAGGGCGGCGTAGAGCCGTCGCTCCGCCTCGCCCGGGCGCACCATGATGGTGTGGACGTGGCGCCGGGTGAAGGGGATGGGGGTGTCCGTGCGCCGGTGGCGCACCATGACCCGCCGCACGCCCTCCCGCAGCCGGTGGGCGGCCCCCAGGTCGACGGGCGCGTCGAGGCGGCTCG
This genomic interval from Limnochorda sp. LNt contains the following:
- a CDS encoding C-terminal helicase domain-containing protein, whose product is MRLVRRLGDEHVLVFTEYVATQRALAERLAELGRPVVLFHGGLSAMQRDWARAVFESQAPIMVSTDAGAEGVNLQFCRHLIDVDLPWNPMRIEQRIGRLHRLGQRRDVHVWNLVAAGTIEEYVVYLLHRKLDLFRRFVGPLDAVVGQPRELGRLERRLARLLARPEREPDAGHRIRQALQELAEEWQRLLVDLEGGDARD
- a CDS encoding DEAD/DEAH box helicase, which produces METRAFVERLTQDPEYRTRVQALRWFPARPARFAELSPPPPPPLAQALARRGIQRLYTHQAAAVAHARAGRHVAVVTGTASGKSLAYHIPALEALLADPSATVLYLFPTKALAQDQLRFVLELTRGEDGREDPWRLMPGTYDGDTPPDRRRRLRQSSRLLITNPDMLHAGLLGHHVAWGRFWRGLRYVVVDEMHVYRGLFGSHVANVLRRLRRIARQWGREPTFILASATIRNPQEMAEALAGGPVEVVEDDGAPRPERCLLLWNPPRVGHPPARRSANLEAAELMAELVAEGVPTIAFGRARVVAELLYRYTRERLERIAPSRANRIAPYRGGYLPEERRAIERRLFEGELLGVCSTNALELGIDVGQLGAALLVGYPGSVASMWQQAGRAGRKEGPGLAVLLAHDAPVDQYLMHHPDYLFAQSPEPGLLNPDNPQVVLGHLRAAVYELPLKPAELEAFGRWAEALMRLLLDAGEVWWDGTYWRWKGRFYPAGQFGLRTASDATYTIMEMESGRVIGSLDEASAFFQLHPEAVYLHGGETYLVHRLDLEGRVAWVRKEPLDYFTQAVAEQRVRMVEDPAAPVLERAVGPGSVRFGDAVVTQMVYMFKKIRFESRDSLGWGRVELPPTEIYTHALALAPTPEALAAVAATGRNPLEGMWGAANAVLGVLPLFAGCDGSDVGAVVDSGPHAAPAIFVYDRHPGGAGFARRAFDELESVLEAARELVARCPCESGCPSCVGAPVPPSSQVDPEQATRGRVPDKAAALHLLMLLTGAAPLPEAVSGAARGGPRRVPADGRCRRAEVEPRPDGSPPRCPIGTRRRPGRRDPSSLRRSRARRCRGIWRCGCGPSCSGWPSGRPTPRQRSETGRRGPGASRST